The Flavobacterium sp. 123 genome contains a region encoding:
- the rnc gene encoding ribonuclease III, with protein sequence MRLIKKIFSKSRSLEDGIFFDAIERILGFSPKTIDFYKKAFTHRSSNRLDENGNPINYERLEFLGDAMLSSVIAAHLFSKAPAGDEGYLTKMRSKIVSREHLNELGKDLNLVQFIESKVPVQHFGENIHGNIFESLVGAIYLDRGYEFCEKFIQKRVIIPYVDIARLEGKVISYKSLVIEWCQKEKRQFHYDIFEDNAIDGQRLFGVKLSIDEKVIAKARATSKKKAEEKASQRAYFAFQEKMDKK encoded by the coding sequence ATGCGTTTAATCAAAAAAATATTTTCGAAATCCCGTTCTCTTGAAGACGGGATTTTTTTTGATGCTATTGAACGAATTCTTGGTTTCTCCCCTAAAACTATTGACTTTTACAAAAAAGCATTTACACATCGCTCTTCAAATCGCCTTGATGAAAATGGAAATCCTATCAATTACGAACGGCTCGAGTTCCTTGGTGACGCCATGCTTAGTTCTGTGATTGCAGCTCATTTATTTAGCAAAGCACCGGCTGGAGACGAAGGTTATCTGACCAAAATGCGTTCAAAAATTGTCAGTAGAGAGCACCTTAATGAATTAGGGAAAGATTTAAATTTGGTACAATTCATAGAAAGCAAAGTACCGGTTCAACATTTTGGAGAAAACATACACGGAAATATTTTTGAATCATTAGTAGGTGCCATTTATTTGGATAGAGGTTATGAATTTTGCGAAAAATTTATTCAAAAAAGGGTAATAATCCCTTATGTAGACATTGCAAGATTAGAAGGAAAAGTAATTAGTTATAAAAGTTTAGTCATAGAATGGTGCCAAAAAGAAAAAAGGCAATTTCATTATGACATATTTGAGGACAATGCAATTGATGGACAAAGACTGTTTGGCGTAAAATTAAGTATTGACGAAAAAGTGATTGCAAAAGCACGAGCAACGTCAAAAAAGAAGGCTGAAGAGAAGGCATCGCAACGTGCCTATTTTGCATTTCAAGAAAAAATGGATAAGAAATAA
- a CDS encoding IPExxxVDY family protein, giving the protein MAIHKLDLGEFDEIDYYLIAIHTSLEDYRLAFFINQKLPINLSKSKNEIQISIKEGETKFSRYYYYDTEKTLSWDLIQNKNEVIQHKKEVSQNLFSNIALEVSTKVYLLPEFKKADYFLKIEDDETSTVLNIITILNTIDGISTAYSVDTNKIKSKNNLIF; this is encoded by the coding sequence ATGGCTATTCATAAATTGGATCTTGGCGAATTTGACGAAATAGATTATTATCTTATTGCTATTCATACTTCATTGGAAGACTATAGACTGGCATTTTTCATCAATCAAAAGCTTCCAATAAATTTAAGTAAAAGCAAGAATGAAATTCAAATCAGTATAAAAGAAGGAGAAACAAAATTTTCAAGATATTATTATTACGATACAGAAAAAACGCTTTCTTGGGATTTGATTCAAAATAAAAATGAAGTTATTCAACACAAAAAAGAAGTAAGCCAAAATTTATTTTCAAATATAGCACTGGAAGTTTCAACGAAAGTTTATTTGCTTCCCGAATTTAAAAAGGCGGATTATTTTTTAAAAATAGAAGACGACGAGACCAGTACAGTCTTAAATATAATAACAATATTAAATACCATAGATGGTATATCAACAGCTTACAGTGTTGATACAAATAAAATAAAATCTAAAAACAATTTAATTTTTTAA
- the pyk gene encoding pyruvate kinase, producing MLTNKKTKIVATLGPACSSREIIKDMIDAGVNVFRINFSHADYADVKERINIIRSLNEEFGYTTAILGDLQGPKLRVGVMQDGVVVNDGDLITFTTAEDVLGTAEKVFMKYQNFPNDVNPGERILLDDGKLIFEIVSTDKKTEVVARVIQGGELKSKKGVNLPNTKISLPAMTEKDIADAIFAIGQQVDWIALSFVKTPRDLQDLQELIAEHSEYKIPIVAKIEMPEALENIDKIVAYCDALMVARGDLGVELPAHEVPLVQKELIRRAKTARIPVIVATQMMETMITSLTPTRAEVNDVANSVMDGADAVMLSGETATGNYPVQVIQKMTQILEAVEDSPLIQVPQNTPQVRTNRFITKTICHHAATMANVIKAKAICTLTNSGYTAFQISAWRPSAHILVFTSNKRILTQLNLLWGVKSYYYEKSVSTDDTVTDVNEIARQKGYVKKGDFLINLAAMPITDKGMVNTLRVSEIE from the coding sequence ATGCTTACAAACAAGAAAACCAAAATTGTAGCCACACTTGGGCCTGCATGTAGTTCTAGAGAGATCATCAAAGATATGATTGACGCAGGAGTAAATGTGTTTAGAATAAATTTTTCACATGCTGATTATGCTGATGTAAAAGAAAGAATAAACATTATACGAAGTCTTAACGAAGAGTTTGGTTACACTACTGCAATATTAGGCGATTTACAAGGTCCTAAACTTCGTGTAGGAGTTATGCAAGACGGTGTTGTTGTAAATGATGGCGATTTAATTACGTTTACAACTGCTGAAGATGTCCTTGGAACTGCTGAAAAAGTTTTCATGAAATACCAAAACTTTCCAAATGATGTAAATCCAGGAGAAAGAATTTTATTAGATGACGGAAAACTTATTTTCGAAATAGTTTCTACTGACAAGAAAACAGAAGTAGTAGCAAGAGTAATTCAAGGCGGTGAATTGAAATCTAAAAAAGGGGTTAACCTTCCAAATACTAAAATATCACTTCCTGCAATGACAGAAAAGGATATTGCTGATGCAATTTTTGCTATTGGACAACAAGTAGACTGGATTGCTTTATCTTTTGTAAAAACACCTAGAGACCTTCAAGACTTACAAGAATTAATAGCGGAACATTCAGAATATAAAATTCCAATCGTTGCTAAAATCGAAATGCCAGAAGCATTAGAGAACATTGATAAAATTGTTGCTTATTGTGATGCTTTAATGGTTGCTCGTGGAGATTTAGGAGTTGAACTTCCTGCTCACGAAGTGCCCTTAGTTCAAAAAGAATTAATCAGAAGAGCAAAAACAGCTAGAATTCCAGTAATTGTTGCTACTCAAATGATGGAAACAATGATTACTAGCTTGACACCAACACGTGCGGAAGTTAATGACGTTGCAAACTCAGTTATGGACGGTGCAGATGCAGTAATGCTTTCTGGAGAAACTGCAACAGGTAACTATCCCGTTCAAGTAATCCAAAAAATGACTCAAATTCTTGAAGCAGTTGAAGATTCTCCACTTATTCAAGTACCTCAAAATACACCACAAGTTAGAACGAATCGTTTTATCACTAAAACAATTTGTCATCATGCTGCAACAATGGCTAATGTAATTAAAGCTAAAGCTATTTGTACTTTAACTAATAGTGGTTATACTGCTTTCCAAATTTCGGCTTGGAGACCATCAGCACATATTTTAGTATTTACATCTAACAAAAGAATCCTTACACAACTTAATTTATTATGGGGTGTAAAATCATACTACTACGAAAAATCAGTAAGTACTGATGATACCGTTACAGATGTGAATGAAATTGCTAGACAAAAAGGATACGTGAAAAAAGGAGATTTCCTTATCAACTTAGCAGCAATGCCAATTACTGATAAAGGAATGGTAAACACCTTAAGAGTTTCTGAAATAGAATAG
- a CDS encoding Bax inhibitor-1/YccA family protein, giving the protein MAFNSNNPFLNNKTFSSKKDVVHQATIIDFNQEMTLAGTINKSLILFLLLTASASIIWWITFNGMNPIVPAIGGAIVGLVLVLISAFKPQYSPYLAPGYALFEGLFIGGVSAIFEAKYPGIVTQAVGATFVTFAVCLGLYKYRIVKVTEQFKSVVLAATLAIATYYLISWLFSMFTSFVPVHYGSSLMSIGISVFVIVIAALNLFLDFDRIEKGAEQKMPKYMEWYGAMGLMITLVWLYVEFLRLLSKLSSRD; this is encoded by the coding sequence ATGGCTTTCAATTCAAACAATCCGTTTTTAAATAATAAAACTTTTTCTTCAAAAAAAGACGTAGTACATCAGGCAACCATAATTGATTTCAATCAAGAAATGACGCTGGCTGGAACTATAAACAAGAGCTTAATCTTATTTTTACTACTTACAGCATCAGCTTCTATAATCTGGTGGATAACTTTTAATGGTATGAACCCAATAGTTCCTGCAATTGGCGGAGCAATAGTTGGACTTGTTTTAGTTTTAATATCTGCATTCAAACCACAATATTCGCCTTATTTAGCCCCTGGATACGCGCTATTTGAAGGTTTATTTATTGGTGGCGTTTCTGCTATTTTCGAAGCTAAATATCCAGGAATTGTAACACAGGCTGTAGGAGCAACTTTTGTAACTTTTGCGGTTTGTTTAGGACTTTATAAATATAGAATTGTAAAAGTGACGGAACAATTCAAATCTGTTGTCTTAGCTGCAACATTAGCAATTGCAACCTATTATTTAATATCATGGCTGTTTTCAATGTTTACAAGCTTTGTGCCCGTACATTATGGAAGTTCTTTAATGAGTATAGGAATTAGCGTATTTGTAATCGTAATTGCTGCTTTAAATTTGTTTTTAGATTTTGACAGAATAGAAAAAGGAGCCGAACAAAAAATGCCAAAATATATGGAATGGTATGGCGCAATGGGATTAATGATAACTTTAGTCTGGCTGTATGTCGAATTCCTACGATTACTTTCTAAATTATCTAGCAGAGACTAA
- the dinB gene encoding DNA polymerase IV, with protein MSEINPNRKIIHIDMDAFYASVEQMDNPELKGKPIAVGGSENRGVVAAASYEARKFGVRSAISGVMAKKNCPELIFVRPRFERYREISAKIQKIFHEYTDLVEPLSLDEAYLDVTNNKKGNPSATLLAQEIRLRIFNEVGLTASAGISVNKFVAKIASDFNKPNGQKTVNPDEVISFLEELPIRKFYGVGKVTTEKMYQLGIFTGLELKSKSVEFLEKHFGKSGNFYYNVVRGIHNGEVKSERTAKSVAAEHTFESNLTSEIFMIEQLEKIANTLERRLKKHSIAGKTITLKIKYSDFSQQTRSKTLPYFISDKGLILESVKELLYQERMKDSVRLLGISLSNLNTEEKKTVVVQLKFAF; from the coding sequence ATGTCCGAAATAAATCCAAATAGAAAAATAATTCACATTGACATGGATGCTTTCTATGCTTCGGTTGAACAAATGGATAATCCCGAATTAAAGGGCAAGCCAATTGCTGTGGGAGGTTCTGAAAACCGTGGAGTTGTTGCGGCCGCTAGTTATGAAGCTAGAAAATTTGGTGTTCGAAGTGCAATTAGCGGAGTTATGGCAAAAAAAAATTGCCCTGAGCTTATTTTTGTTAGACCAAGATTTGAACGATACAGAGAAATATCGGCAAAAATTCAAAAAATATTTCATGAATATACAGATCTAGTAGAACCATTATCTCTGGATGAGGCTTACTTAGATGTTACAAATAATAAAAAAGGGAATCCTAGTGCAACCTTATTGGCGCAAGAAATAAGATTGCGTATTTTTAATGAAGTTGGATTAACTGCTTCTGCTGGAATATCTGTTAACAAATTTGTTGCTAAAATTGCTAGTGATTTTAATAAACCTAATGGTCAGAAAACGGTAAATCCAGATGAGGTTATCTCTTTTTTGGAAGAATTACCTATTCGGAAGTTTTATGGAGTTGGGAAAGTAACTACTGAAAAAATGTACCAATTAGGAATTTTTACCGGATTGGAATTAAAAAGTAAATCAGTAGAATTTTTGGAAAAACATTTTGGAAAATCAGGTAATTTCTATTATAATGTAGTGCGTGGAATTCATAACGGAGAAGTAAAATCCGAAAGAACCGCAAAGTCAGTTGCAGCAGAACATACATTTGAAAGCAATCTTACTTCTGAAATTTTTATGATTGAGCAATTAGAAAAAATTGCAAACACATTAGAGAGAAGATTAAAAAAACATTCCATTGCGGGAAAAACAATTACATTGAAAATTAAATACAGTGATTTTTCGCAACAAACCAGAAGTAAGACATTGCCTTATTTTATCTCAGATAAAGGACTGATTTTAGAATCGGTAAAAGAATTATTATATCAAGAAAGAATGAAGGATTCCGTCCGATTACTAGGAATATCTTTAAGTAATTTAAATACAGAAGAAAAGAAAACGGTTGTGGTTCAACTTAAATTTGCCTTTTAA